DNA from Chloroflexota bacterium:
CATCTCCGGATAGGCCAGTCGCCCCCAGCTTTCCACGATGATATAGTAGCCAAGCCCCGACGTGGTCGCGAAGGATTCAGCAAAAAAGAGCACGGCAATGGCCGTGCCGATGCTGACACGCACGGCTGTCAATGTTGCCGGCAACGTAGCGGGCAGGTAAACAAAACGAAACAAGGCCAGGCGCCCCGCCCCCAGCGAACGCACCGAGTAGAGCTGTTCCTCCCGCAGCGCCTGGGCATCATCCCGTACGACCACCAGGATCTGAAAAAAGAGGATCAACGAGATGATGAACACCTTGCTCACGTTGCCGATGCCCAGAATGAGCAGAATGATCGGAAGAAAAACGATTTTGGGAATCGGATAAAGGATAGTGATGAAGGGTGAG
Protein-coding regions in this window:
- a CDS encoding ABC transporter permease, with product MRRRDILLASGVLLLVWQVVAMVLDVEVLPTPIAVFGALVEEIPQGLGRHFLVSGSRVVVSIIIAVLFAVPVAIALAQSPSLDRLVSPFITILYPIPKIVFLPIILLILGIGNVSKVFIISLILFFQILVVVRDDAQALREEQLYSVRSLGAGRLALFRFVYLPATLPATLTAVRVSIGTAIAVLFFAESFATTSGLGYYIIVESWGRLAYPEMYAGVVAMSVLGVLLYFIVDGLERRLCPWARRS